The following are encoded in a window of Algiphilus aromaticivorans DG1253 genomic DNA:
- a CDS encoding AraC family transcriptional regulator yields MESSAQSIAAGSMLAECIAPFATAPGINETPWPGVEVLRADAPGPRRPVVYEPTVCVVAQGRKRVYLGDDSFVYDAWHYLVLSVPLPMDGEILEASPEHPFLALRLHLNATALGEIMLQAGVAGDVPSNPAACRGVCASRFDAALHDAVCRLAAAVGDPRERPVLAPLAEREVLYRLVTGERGQLLREFALRDSRSYRISRVLQHIRNHFDQPLDVPSLARIANMSPSALHHGFRAVTSSSPMQYLKKIRLHQARTLMLHDGVGAGIAARRVGYNSEFQFSREYRRLFGQPPMRDVAALRAESGAVGAR; encoded by the coding sequence ATGGAATCTTCAGCGCAATCGATTGCGGCCGGCAGCATGCTGGCGGAGTGCATCGCGCCCTTCGCCACGGCACCGGGCATCAACGAAACACCCTGGCCGGGCGTCGAGGTGCTGCGTGCCGATGCGCCCGGCCCACGCCGGCCGGTCGTCTACGAGCCGACGGTCTGCGTGGTAGCCCAGGGGCGCAAGCGCGTCTACCTCGGCGACGACAGCTTCGTCTACGACGCGTGGCACTACCTGGTGCTGTCGGTGCCGCTCCCGATGGACGGCGAGATCCTCGAGGCTAGCCCGGAGCACCCCTTCCTGGCGCTGCGCCTGCATCTCAACGCCACCGCGCTGGGCGAGATCATGCTGCAGGCCGGCGTGGCGGGCGATGTGCCGAGCAACCCGGCGGCCTGCCGCGGCGTCTGCGCGTCGCGCTTCGACGCGGCTCTGCACGACGCCGTGTGTCGGTTGGCCGCTGCCGTCGGCGATCCCCGCGAGCGGCCGGTACTGGCGCCGCTGGCCGAGCGTGAGGTGCTGTACCGGTTGGTGACCGGCGAGCGCGGCCAGCTGCTGCGCGAGTTCGCGCTACGCGACAGCCGTTCCTATCGCATCTCGCGCGTGTTGCAGCACATCCGCAATCACTTCGACCAGCCGCTGGATGTCCCTAGCCTGGCGCGGATCGCGAATATGAGTCCCTCGGCGCTGCATCATGGTTTCCGCGCGGTGACGTCGTCCTCGCCGATGCAGTACCTCAAGAAGATCCGCCTGCATCAGGCGCGTACGCTGATGCTGCACGACGGCGTCGGCGCGGGCATCGCCGCGCGGCGCGTCGGATACAACAGCGAGTTCCAGTTCAGCCGCGAGTACCGGCGCTTGTTCGGGCAGCCGCCGATGCGCGATGTAGCGGCGCTGCGCGCGGAGAGTGGTGCCGTCGGGGCACGCTGA
- a CDS encoding DUF1302 domain-containing protein produces MKRFRVLTGLRPFSLTLAAAGLLAAVPAWSADFRVTDEIDLQINTNIVAGAAWRLNGRSTDLVGKSNLDPNVCARQFQSCQGLSREQSYPAERLANAPGAPTVNGDDGNLNYDQGDIVQAPFRINQDFNLSFGDFGFFGRWLWFYDFENNSFTERSPNRITPGNLDDVVVEDDFEISNRYLDQVFSAGGAVESERRQGRTLSQVGTDFQLLDLNFYGRFPLDLPYFGERDFVFRIGRQTVNWGESTVLVVNSVNQANPANVNNLYRTGFTLDEVFTPVGMAFGSINLSNNVSIEAYYQYEWDSVEIPPQGSYFSFLDFGTPNVGQNPQSDRLAPSVRDGETPRFSTNTDEAVIGSFNASFGGAAEDPFFLGGHLDNALSVLTPTTASIPRIADNKPDDQGQYGVGLKWFLPDLNYGTEFGFYFMNYHSKLPYLNAYSSSASCARPEGNPAGISPTTTTEFLQACDNLPLAFNTRGTTQLALDLVSLATQRPGVLSEIGVANIGAIGGIANLLIGNPNEPVDSIVSFDDITFQLDYPEDRKMFGLSFNTPAGANYSMQGEVAYRPNLPLQVSFTDVAFAALGPSLSECHKEDADCAGASAAEGFDAEGDRVIYEQNNFVDADGNNPYPDTINLAVGALPGVARAFPNFVLPYRGQDIGSNPAGSFIRGWEPFDVLQYNLGATRVYGQSDAILGADQIIMIYEVGATHVLGFPDFDQLQIQGPDRQTTHATAGADGTGADGSRLACSTNPACSVGVDGLRFNPTQARRDEFAHRFSWGYRIVSIIRYDSVLPGLSIEPTLIWGHDINGNAPGPGPNFVEGRKTLNSTFQFRYKTALSFNVSYQLFTGGGENHVLRDRDNLGFFVRYQF; encoded by the coding sequence ATGAAGCGATTCCGCGTGCTGACCGGGTTGCGCCCGTTCTCATTGACTCTGGCGGCAGCAGGCCTGTTGGCGGCCGTGCCCGCCTGGTCCGCTGACTTCCGCGTGACCGACGAGATCGACCTCCAGATCAACACCAACATCGTGGCCGGTGCAGCGTGGCGCCTCAACGGCCGCAGCACGGATCTGGTCGGCAAGTCGAATCTCGACCCCAACGTCTGTGCACGCCAGTTCCAGTCCTGCCAGGGACTTTCCCGCGAACAGAGCTACCCCGCCGAACGGCTGGCCAATGCCCCCGGCGCGCCCACCGTCAACGGCGACGACGGCAACCTGAACTACGACCAGGGTGACATCGTCCAGGCGCCCTTCCGCATCAACCAGGACTTCAATCTTTCCTTCGGTGATTTCGGTTTCTTCGGCCGCTGGCTCTGGTTCTACGACTTCGAGAACAACAGCTTCACCGAGCGCTCGCCCAACCGCATCACGCCCGGGAATCTGGACGATGTGGTGGTCGAAGACGACTTCGAGATCTCCAACCGCTATCTGGATCAGGTCTTCTCCGCCGGCGGTGCCGTGGAAAGCGAACGGCGCCAGGGTCGTACGCTCTCGCAGGTCGGCACCGACTTCCAGCTGCTGGATCTGAACTTTTACGGCCGTTTCCCGCTGGACCTGCCCTACTTCGGCGAGCGCGACTTCGTCTTCCGCATCGGCCGGCAAACCGTGAACTGGGGCGAGTCGACCGTGCTCGTCGTCAACAGCGTCAACCAGGCCAACCCGGCCAACGTCAACAACCTCTACCGCACGGGCTTCACGCTCGACGAGGTCTTCACGCCGGTGGGCATGGCCTTCGGCAGCATCAACCTGTCGAACAATGTCTCGATCGAAGCCTATTACCAGTACGAATGGGATTCCGTCGAGATCCCGCCGCAGGGCAGCTACTTCAGCTTCCTCGACTTCGGCACGCCCAACGTCGGCCAGAATCCGCAGTCGGACCGTCTGGCGCCAAGCGTGCGCGACGGTGAGACACCCCGCTTCTCGACCAACACCGACGAGGCCGTGATCGGCTCATTCAATGCCAGCTTCGGCGGCGCCGCCGAGGACCCCTTCTTCCTGGGCGGGCACCTCGACAACGCGCTGTCCGTGCTGACGCCGACCACCGCGAGCATCCCACGCATCGCTGACAACAAGCCCGACGACCAGGGCCAGTACGGCGTCGGCCTGAAGTGGTTCCTGCCGGATCTGAACTACGGCACGGAGTTCGGCTTCTACTTCATGAATTACCACTCCAAGCTGCCGTACCTGAACGCCTACTCGAGCAGCGCGAGCTGCGCGCGCCCCGAAGGCAACCCGGCTGGCATCTCGCCGACCACCACCACCGAGTTCCTGCAGGCCTGCGACAACCTCCCGCTGGCCTTCAACACGCGCGGCACAACGCAGCTCGCCCTGGATCTGGTGAGCCTGGCCACCCAGCGCCCGGGCGTGCTTTCCGAGATCGGCGTCGCCAATATCGGCGCTATCGGCGGCATCGCCAACCTGTTGATTGGCAACCCGAACGAGCCGGTGGACAGCATCGTCAGCTTCGACGACATCACCTTCCAGCTCGATTACCCGGAAGACCGCAAGATGTTCGGCCTCAGCTTCAACACGCCGGCCGGCGCCAACTATTCGATGCAGGGCGAGGTGGCCTACCGCCCCAACCTGCCGCTGCAGGTTTCCTTCACCGACGTGGCTTTTGCCGCGCTCGGGCCGTCACTCTCCGAATGCCACAAGGAGGACGCCGACTGCGCCGGGGCCAGCGCCGCGGAAGGCTTCGACGCCGAAGGCGATCGGGTCATCTACGAGCAGAACAACTTCGTCGACGCCGACGGCAATAACCCCTATCCGGACACCATCAATCTGGCGGTGGGCGCGCTACCCGGCGTAGCACGCGCCTTCCCGAATTTCGTCCTGCCCTACCGCGGTCAGGACATCGGCAGCAATCCGGCCGGCAGCTTCATCCGGGGCTGGGAGCCCTTCGACGTGCTGCAGTACAACCTGGGCGCCACGCGCGTCTACGGCCAGTCGGACGCGATCCTGGGCGCCGACCAGATCATCATGATCTACGAAGTCGGCGCCACCCACGTGCTGGGCTTCCCGGACTTCGACCAACTGCAGATTCAGGGGCCGGACCGCCAGACCACGCACGCCACCGCCGGCGCCGACGGCACCGGTGCCGACGGCTCGCGCCTGGCCTGCTCCACCAATCCGGCCTGCTCGGTAGGTGTCGACGGTCTGCGCTTCAACCCCACGCAGGCGCGGCGCGACGAGTTCGCGCACCGCTTCTCCTGGGGCTATCGCATCGTCTCGATCATCCGCTACGACTCGGTGCTGCCGGGACTGTCCATCGAGCCGACGCTGATCTGGGGCCACGACATCAATGGCAATGCGCCAGGACCGGGACCGAACTTCGTCGAAGGCCGCAAGACGCTGAACTCGACCTTCCAGTTCCGCTACAAGACGGCGCTGTCCTTCAACGTCTCCTATCAGCTCTTCACCGGCGGTGGCGAAAATCACGTGCTGCGCGACCGCGACAACCTCGGATTCTTCGTCCGCTACCAGTTCTAG
- a CDS encoding DUF1302 domain-containing protein, whose product MSPALRAAATTALLCVAALSAPAVQALEFRNGDTTVVLNTNIVAGAAWRLNGPSSDLIGKSNLNPTLCSGHFQSCQGLFRSETAPAERLRDAPGMPSLNFDDGNLNYGQGDVVQAPFRINQDIKIERGNFGFFARWLTFYDFANNSFTEFSPNRITPENVDDVGQRGDPAANRYFDQVFGQGGVVRSKRRNGRTLEQLGTDLQLLDFNFFGRVPLPLVDRDLEFRIGRQTINWGESTVLVINSVNQANPANTNNLFRTGFTLDEVFTPVGMATASVNLTNRVSLEAYYQYEWDSVEIPPQGGFFSFLDLGTPNIGGSVNASFGGAAEDPEAIGTPLNSPLALITPTTATIPRRPDDKARDQGQYGVALKWFLPDLNYGTEFGFYFMNYHSKLPYASFDAVDASCARAGGNPMGMDATNTLEFLQACPNLPVGQAPGPLTADLLALAAQRPGVLADFGIGNLGALLPALGSLLSFNPDEPVSDTVGFDTARIQLEYPEDRKMLGISFNTPAGADYSLQGEIAYRPNLPLQVSVADLAFAAFGPSLTACHREELGCNGSTAGVDFDENGNRDIVGDSDFVNADGNNPYPDTVNLIVGSAPGSARSFPNFVLPYRGQEIGENAPNGRIRGWEPFQVLQYNLGATRVYGSSEAILGADQIIMIYELGATHVPGFPDFDELQIEGPLSGTTHASAGADGSGADGSRQACSTNPSCTVGPDGLRFNPYQADRDQFAHRFSWGYRIVSILRYDSVLPGISIEPTLIWGHDVHGNAPGPGANFIEGRKTLNATFQFRYRTATSFNISYQMFTGGSSNHIQRDRDNLGFFIRYQF is encoded by the coding sequence ATGTCGCCTGCCCTGCGCGCGGCCGCGACCACAGCCCTGCTGTGTGTTGCCGCCCTCTCCGCCCCCGCCGTCCAGGCCCTCGAATTCCGCAACGGCGACACGACGGTGGTGCTCAACACCAACATCGTCGCCGGCGCCGCCTGGCGGCTGAACGGCCCGAGCAGCGATCTGATCGGCAAATCGAATCTGAACCCGACGCTCTGCAGCGGCCACTTCCAGTCCTGCCAGGGCCTGTTCCGCAGCGAGACCGCACCGGCCGAGCGGCTGCGCGACGCGCCGGGCATGCCCAGCCTGAATTTCGACGACGGCAATCTGAACTACGGCCAGGGCGACGTCGTGCAGGCGCCCTTCCGCATCAACCAGGACATCAAGATCGAGCGCGGCAACTTCGGTTTCTTCGCGCGCTGGCTGACCTTCTACGATTTCGCCAACAACAGCTTCACCGAGTTCTCGCCCAATCGCATCACGCCGGAGAACGTCGACGACGTCGGCCAGCGCGGCGACCCGGCTGCCAACCGCTACTTCGACCAGGTCTTCGGCCAGGGCGGCGTCGTGCGCAGCAAGCGCCGCAACGGCCGCACGCTGGAGCAGCTCGGCACCGACCTGCAGCTGCTGGACTTCAACTTCTTCGGTCGCGTGCCGCTGCCGCTGGTCGACCGCGATCTGGAGTTCCGCATCGGCCGCCAGACCATCAACTGGGGCGAGTCGACGGTGCTGGTCATCAACAGCGTCAACCAGGCGAACCCGGCCAACACCAACAACCTCTTCCGCACCGGCTTCACGCTGGATGAGGTCTTCACGCCGGTGGGCATGGCGACGGCCAGCGTCAATCTCACCAACCGCGTGTCGCTGGAGGCCTACTACCAGTACGAGTGGGACTCCGTGGAGATCCCTCCGCAGGGCGGCTTCTTCTCCTTCCTCGACCTGGGCACGCCCAATATCGGCGGCTCGGTGAATGCCAGCTTCGGCGGCGCCGCGGAGGATCCCGAGGCCATCGGCACGCCGCTGAACAGCCCGCTGGCGCTGATAACGCCCACCACCGCGACCATCCCGCGCCGCCCCGACGACAAGGCGCGCGATCAGGGGCAGTACGGTGTGGCGCTGAAGTGGTTCCTGCCGGATCTGAACTACGGCACGGAGTTCGGCTTCTACTTCATGAACTACCACTCGAAGCTGCCCTACGCCAGCTTCGACGCCGTCGACGCCAGCTGCGCGCGCGCCGGCGGCAACCCGATGGGCATGGATGCCACCAATACGCTCGAGTTCCTGCAAGCCTGCCCGAACCTGCCGGTGGGCCAGGCACCGGGGCCGTTGACCGCGGATCTGCTGGCTTTGGCGGCGCAACGACCCGGCGTGCTGGCTGACTTCGGCATCGGCAACCTCGGTGCCCTGCTGCCGGCGCTGGGCAGCCTGCTGAGCTTCAACCCGGACGAGCCGGTTTCGGACACGGTGGGCTTCGACACTGCGCGCATCCAGCTCGAATACCCCGAGGATCGCAAGATGCTCGGCATCAGCTTCAACACGCCGGCCGGCGCGGATTATTCGCTGCAAGGCGAAATCGCCTACCGACCGAATTTGCCGCTGCAGGTCTCTGTCGCGGATCTGGCCTTTGCAGCCTTCGGTCCCTCGCTCACCGCCTGTCATCGTGAAGAGCTGGGCTGCAACGGCTCCACCGCGGGTGTGGACTTCGACGAGAACGGCAACCGGGATATCGTCGGCGACAGCGACTTCGTAAACGCCGACGGCAACAACCCCTACCCGGACACCGTCAATCTGATCGTGGGCTCGGCGCCCGGCTCGGCGCGCTCCTTCCCGAACTTCGTGCTGCCCTACCGCGGCCAGGAGATCGGCGAGAACGCGCCCAACGGTCGTATCCGCGGCTGGGAGCCCTTCCAGGTGCTGCAGTACAACCTGGGCGCCACCCGCGTCTACGGCTCATCGGAAGCCATCCTGGGCGCGGATCAGATCATCATGATCTACGAGCTCGGCGCCACCCACGTGCCCGGTTTCCCCGACTTCGATGAACTGCAGATCGAGGGCCCGCTTTCCGGCACCACGCACGCTTCCGCCGGCGCCGACGGCAGCGGAGCCGATGGATCACGACAGGCCTGCTCGACGAATCCCAGCTGTACGGTCGGGCCGGACGGCCTGCGCTTCAATCCCTACCAGGCTGACCGCGACCAGTTCGCGCACCGCTTCTCCTGGGGCTACCGCATCGTCTCCATCCTGCGCTACGACTCGGTGCTGCCCGGCATCAGCATCGAGCCGACGCTGATCTGGGGGCACGACGTGCACGGCAACGCACCCGGCCCGGGTGCGAACTTCATCGAGGGGCGCAAGACGCTCAACGCCACCTTCCAGTTCCGCTATCGGACGGCGACCTCTTTCAATATTTCCTATCAGATGTTCACTGGCGGCAGTTCCAACCACATCCAGCGCGACCGCGACAACCTGGGCTTCTTCATCCGCTACCAGTTCTGA
- the uvrA gene encoding excinuclease ABC subunit UvrA, producing the protein MDVIRIRGARTHNLRDVNVDIPRDQLTVITGLSGSGKSSLAFDTLYAEGQRRYVESLSAYARQFLSMMQKPDVDSIEGLSPAISIEQKSTSHNPRSTVGTVTEIHDYLRLLFARVGTPRCPEHGTALEAMEVSQMVDSVLALEAGSAWLLCAPVVRGRKGEHLEIFNGMRAQGFVRARVDGIVYELDEVPVLNRRTKHDIDIVVDRFKVREDLRQRLAESFETALRVSDGLAHVVPYRQEGDELTFSARMACTHCGYALPELEPRLFSFNSPHGACQTCDGLGHQQVFDPERVIASPELSLAAGAIRGWDRRNPYYWALLKSLAEHAGIDLETPFEDLPKAHQDLLLYGSGEEKIRFRYPGIRGRATTRTHAFEGVLANLQRRYRETESEAVREELARFLSDKPCPACGGDRLNEAARNVFVGGRNLPELTRRSIRDAESWFRELDLPGHRGEIASKILKEIIDRLGFLNNVGLDYLNLARSADTLSGGEAQRIRLASQIGAGLVGVMYVLDEPSIGLHQRDNQRLLDTLFRLRDLGNTVLVVEHDEEAIRSADHVLDIGPGAGVHGGHIVAQGKPDAIAQEPESWTGRYLAGTESIAVPQRRHKPKAKKWLTLSGCRGNNLKNVTAELPLGLFIGITGVSGSGKSTLINDTLYAATARELNGAATRPAAMKGIEGLQHLDKVIDIDQAPIGRTPRSNPATYTGLFTPIRELFANVPEARSRGYTPGRFSFNVKGGRCEACQGDGVIKVEMHFLPDVYVTCDVCEGRRYNRETLEIRYKGKAINEVLEMTVEEATEFFAPVPALKRKLDTLMEVGLSYVTLGQRATTLSGGEAQRVKLARELAKRSTGQTLYILDEPTTGLHFHDVAQLLKVIETLRDAGNTVVVIEHNLDVIKRADWLIDMGPEGGDGGGEIIASGNPEAVATVERSHTGRYLAEMLGMRKSA; encoded by the coding sequence ATGGACGTCATCCGCATCCGCGGCGCGCGCACGCACAACCTCCGCGACGTCAACGTCGATATTCCGCGCGACCAGCTGACCGTCATCACCGGCCTGTCGGGCTCCGGCAAGTCCAGCCTTGCCTTCGACACGCTCTACGCCGAGGGTCAGCGCCGCTACGTCGAATCGCTGTCCGCCTACGCGCGGCAGTTCCTGTCGATGATGCAGAAGCCCGACGTCGATTCCATCGAGGGGCTGTCGCCGGCAATCTCCATCGAACAGAAGTCCACCTCCCACAACCCACGCTCGACGGTGGGCACGGTGACCGAGATCCATGACTATCTGCGCCTGCTGTTTGCGCGCGTCGGCACGCCGCGCTGCCCGGAGCACGGCACCGCACTGGAGGCCATGGAGGTCTCGCAGATGGTCGACAGCGTGCTGGCGCTGGAGGCCGGCTCGGCCTGGCTGCTCTGCGCCCCGGTGGTGCGCGGGCGCAAGGGCGAGCATCTGGAGATATTCAACGGTATGCGCGCGCAGGGCTTCGTGCGCGCCCGGGTCGACGGCATCGTCTACGAGCTGGACGAAGTGCCGGTGCTCAACCGCCGCACCAAGCACGACATCGACATCGTCGTCGACCGCTTCAAGGTGCGCGAGGACCTGCGCCAGCGGCTGGCGGAGTCCTTCGAGACCGCGCTGCGCGTCTCCGACGGGCTGGCGCATGTCGTGCCCTACCGCCAGGAGGGCGACGAACTGACCTTCTCTGCACGCATGGCCTGCACGCACTGCGGCTACGCGCTGCCCGAGCTGGAACCACGGCTATTCTCCTTCAACTCACCGCACGGCGCCTGCCAGACCTGCGACGGCCTGGGCCATCAGCAGGTCTTCGACCCGGAGCGCGTCATCGCCAGCCCGGAGCTGTCGCTGGCCGCCGGCGCCATCCGCGGCTGGGACCGCCGCAACCCCTACTACTGGGCGCTGCTGAAGTCACTGGCCGAACACGCCGGCATCGATCTGGAAACGCCCTTCGAGGATCTGCCGAAGGCGCACCAGGACCTGCTGCTCTACGGCAGCGGCGAGGAGAAGATCCGCTTCCGCTATCCGGGCATCCGCGGCCGCGCCACAACGCGCACGCACGCCTTCGAGGGTGTGCTGGCCAATCTGCAGCGCCGCTACCGCGAAACCGAGTCCGAAGCCGTGCGCGAGGAGCTGGCGCGCTTTCTCTCCGACAAGCCCTGCCCGGCCTGCGGCGGCGATCGTCTGAACGAGGCCGCGCGCAACGTCTTCGTCGGCGGCCGCAATCTGCCCGAACTGACGCGGCGCTCCATCCGCGACGCGGAGAGCTGGTTCCGCGAGCTGGACTTGCCCGGTCATCGCGGCGAAATCGCGTCCAAGATCCTCAAGGAGATCATCGACCGACTGGGCTTCCTCAACAATGTCGGTCTGGATTATCTGAATCTGGCGCGCAGCGCCGACACGCTGTCGGGCGGCGAAGCGCAGCGCATCCGCCTGGCCAGCCAGATCGGCGCCGGACTGGTGGGCGTGATGTACGTGCTCGACGAGCCCAGCATCGGCCTGCACCAGCGTGACAACCAACGCCTGCTCGACACCCTCTTCCGGCTGCGCGATCTCGGGAACACCGTGCTGGTGGTGGAGCACGACGAGGAGGCCATCCGCAGCGCCGATCACGTGCTGGATATCGGCCCCGGTGCCGGCGTGCACGGCGGCCACATCGTCGCCCAGGGCAAGCCCGACGCTATCGCGCAGGAGCCCGAATCCTGGACCGGCCGCTACCTGGCCGGCACCGAATCCATCGCCGTTCCGCAGCGCCGGCACAAGCCCAAGGCCAAGAAATGGCTGACGCTGTCCGGCTGCCGCGGCAACAACCTCAAGAACGTCACGGCCGAGCTACCGCTGGGGCTGTTCATCGGCATCACCGGTGTCTCCGGCTCGGGCAAGTCGACCCTGATCAACGACACGCTCTACGCCGCCACCGCGCGCGAACTCAACGGCGCGGCCACGCGGCCGGCAGCCATGAAGGGCATCGAGGGCCTGCAGCATCTGGACAAGGTCATCGACATCGACCAGGCGCCCATCGGGCGTACGCCGCGCAGCAACCCGGCGACCTACACCGGGCTGTTCACGCCCATCCGCGAACTCTTCGCCAACGTGCCGGAGGCGCGCTCGCGCGGCTACACGCCGGGGCGCTTCTCCTTCAACGTCAAGGGCGGCCGCTGCGAGGCCTGCCAGGGCGACGGCGTCATCAAGGTGGAGATGCATTTCCTGCCGGATGTCTATGTCACCTGCGACGTTTGCGAGGGCCGGCGCTACAACCGCGAGACGCTGGAGATCCGCTACAAGGGCAAAGCCATCAACGAGGTACTGGAGATGACGGTGGAGGAAGCCACCGAGTTCTTCGCGCCGGTGCCTGCACTCAAGCGGAAACTGGATACGCTCATGGAGGTGGGCCTGTCCTACGTCACCCTCGGCCAGCGCGCCACCACGCTATCCGGCGGCGAAGCGCAGCGGGTAAAGCTGGCACGAGAGCTGGCCAAGCGCAGCACCGGCCAGACGCTCTACATCCTCGACGAACCCACCACCGGCCTGCACTTCCACGACGTCGCACAGCTGCTCAAGGTCATCGAGACGCTGCGCGACGCCGGCAACACGGTGGTCGTCATCGAGCACAACCTCGACGTCATCAAGCGCGCCGACTGGCTCATCGACATGGGGCCGGAAGGCGGCGACGGCGGCGGCGAGATCATCGCCTCGGGCAACCCCGAGGCGGTAGCCACGGTGGAACGTTCGCACACCGGCCGCTATCTGGCGGAAATGCTGGGTATGCGCAAGAGCGCCTGA
- a CDS encoding MFS transporter, translated as MTSTEWRTTLGLSAVYALRMFGLFMVLPAFAPFAARMEGGELALLVGLALGVYGLTQAVCQIPFGMASDRFGRKPVIVAGMLIFAAGSWLAGSSETIAGLIAGRALQGAGAISAAVSALVADSTRPQVRTMAMAILGAGMGASFVVALVAGPPVAGWIGVDGILTAAGWLSLVAVAVVIWVVPPAPQVETASARLGPVLRNTELWQLNAGIFLLHALLTASFMLFPERFERLLALDLAGQWKLYLPVMLLSLVVVLPAIRWADLNNRVRELLVVAVFGLLGASILLALGESAAPLLLAGVLLYFMAFNYLEGALPSLVSRRAPEASRGAAMGLYATSQFLGAFCGGLLGGLASGADAPGFWLLAALPLLWCTFAYRLPRERSPATI; from the coding sequence ATGACCTCCACCGAGTGGCGCACAACCCTCGGCCTCTCCGCCGTTTACGCGCTGCGCATGTTTGGCCTCTTCATGGTGCTGCCGGCCTTCGCGCCCTTCGCTGCGCGCATGGAAGGCGGTGAGCTGGCCCTGCTCGTCGGGTTAGCGCTGGGCGTCTACGGCCTGACGCAGGCCGTCTGCCAGATTCCCTTCGGCATGGCCTCGGACCGCTTCGGACGCAAGCCGGTGATCGTTGCCGGCATGCTGATTTTCGCGGCGGGTTCCTGGCTGGCGGGCAGCAGCGAGACCATCGCCGGGCTTATCGCCGGTCGCGCGCTGCAGGGCGCCGGCGCCATCTCCGCGGCGGTGTCGGCGCTGGTGGCCGACAGCACGCGGCCGCAGGTACGCACCATGGCCATGGCGATTCTGGGCGCCGGCATGGGGGCTTCCTTCGTTGTCGCGCTGGTGGCCGGTCCGCCGGTGGCGGGCTGGATCGGCGTCGACGGCATTCTCACCGCTGCCGGCTGGCTGAGCCTGGTGGCGGTGGCGGTGGTGATCTGGGTGGTGCCGCCCGCCCCGCAAGTAGAGACGGCCTCGGCCCGTCTCGGGCCCGTGCTGCGCAATACCGAGCTGTGGCAGCTCAACGCCGGCATCTTCCTGTTGCACGCGTTGCTGACGGCCAGCTTCATGCTCTTTCCCGAGCGCTTCGAGCGCCTGCTGGCGCTGGATCTCGCCGGGCAGTGGAAGCTCTACCTGCCGGTGATGTTGCTGTCGCTGGTTGTGGTGCTGCCGGCGATCCGCTGGGCGGATTTGAACAACCGCGTGCGCGAGCTGCTGGTGGTGGCTGTGTTCGGGCTGCTGGGCGCCAGCATCCTCCTGGCCCTGGGCGAGTCCGCTGCGCCGCTGCTGCTCGCCGGCGTGCTGCTCTATTTCATGGCCTTCAATTATCTGGAGGGGGCGCTACCCTCGCTGGTGTCCAGGCGCGCGCCGGAGGCCAGCCGCGGCGCGGCGATGGGGCTCTATGCCACGTCGCAGTTCCTTGGCGCCTTCTGTGGCGGGCTGCTCGGTGGTTTGGCCAGCGGTGCTGACGCCCCGGGCTTCTGGCTGCTCGCGGCGCTGCCCTTACTGTGGTGTACTTTCGCTTATCGGCTGCCGCGCGAGCGGTCGCCAGCAACGATCTAG
- the ssb gene encoding single-stranded DNA-binding protein, producing the protein MARGINKVILIGNLGQDPEVRYTASGTAVANLRIATSESWRDKQTGEQKENTEWHTVVLFGKTAEIASQYLKKGRQVYIEGRLQTRKWQDKSGNDRFSTEVVGNDMQMIGGGAGGGGGGGGYDDGGGSMGGSRGGSGGQQSAPPQREPAGAPDFEDDDIPF; encoded by the coding sequence ATGGCACGCGGCATCAACAAAGTGATCCTCATCGGCAACCTCGGCCAGGATCCGGAAGTCCGCTATACAGCCAGCGGCACGGCGGTGGCGAATCTGCGCATTGCCACCAGCGAGAGCTGGCGCGACAAGCAGACCGGCGAGCAGAAGGAGAACACGGAGTGGCACACCGTGGTGCTCTTCGGCAAGACCGCCGAGATCGCCAGCCAGTACCTCAAGAAGGGCCGGCAGGTCTACATCGAGGGCCGCCTGCAGACGCGCAAGTGGCAGGACAAGTCCGGCAATGATCGCTTCTCCACCGAGGTCGTCGGCAACGACATGCAGATGATCGGCGGCGGCGCCGGTGGCGGTGGTGGCGGCGGCGGTTACGACGACGGCGGTGGCTCTATGGGCGGCAGCCGTGGCGGTAGCGGCGGCCAGCAGTCCGCGCCGCCGCAGCGCGAACCGGCCGGTGCGCCGGACTTCGAGGACGACGACATACCCTTCTGA